The following are encoded together in the Bacteroidia bacterium genome:
- a CDS encoding response regulator transcription factor: MKEEKIKILLAEDDANLGNLLKEYFEAKGYEIKLAVNGKEGFEFFSKGAYDACVLDVMMPIKDGFTLAKEIRTQNKGIPIIFLTAKSMKEDAIEGFTIGADDYITKPFSMEELLMRLKAVLRRTKNQAETGNDQNEFKIGKYSFNHDHQLLEFKGKQQKLTTKEADLLKLLCVHSNDVLDRNFALNAIWHDDSYFNGRSMDVYITKLRKYLKEDSSVEILNIHGKGFKLLS, encoded by the coding sequence ATGAAAGAAGAAAAAATAAAAATCTTATTGGCAGAAGATGACGCCAACTTAGGCAATCTTTTAAAAGAATATTTTGAAGCAAAAGGCTACGAAATAAAACTCGCAGTAAACGGAAAAGAAGGTTTTGAATTCTTCTCGAAAGGTGCTTACGACGCGTGTGTATTGGATGTGATGATGCCCATCAAAGACGGTTTTACACTTGCCAAAGAAATTCGCACGCAAAATAAAGGCATTCCAATTATTTTTTTGACGGCAAAATCGATGAAAGAAGACGCCATCGAAGGATTTACTATTGGTGCGGACGACTACATTACCAAGCCTTTCAGCATGGAAGAATTATTGATGCGTCTAAAAGCGGTTTTACGCAGAACAAAAAATCAAGCGGAAACAGGCAACGATCAAAACGAATTTAAAATCGGGAAATATTCTTTTAATCATGATCATCAATTACTTGAATTTAAAGGAAAGCAACAAAAATTAACTACCAAAGAAGCCGATTTATTGAAACTGCTTTGCGTGCATTCCAACGATGTACTCGATCGCAACTTCGCGTTAAACGCGATATGGCACGACGATAGCTATTTTAATGGACGCAGCATGGATGTGTACATTACCAAATTGCGCAAATATTTGAAAGAAGATTCTTCTGTGGAAATTTTAAATATCCACGGAAAAGGCTTTAAATTACTCTCCTAA